From the Methanobacterium sp. CWC-01 genome, the window GCATCTTTGATGTTGGTAGGGGTGTCGAAATCTGGTTCCCCCAGAGCCAGGCTGATGGAGTCCTCCTTTACTAATTCGAACATCTTCCGGACTCCTGAGAAGTCAATGGATTCTATACGTTGGGATGGTTTCATGGTCCTTACCTCTATCTGTTGTCTTATTTATTCACAGGCCCCACAGTTCTGGCAACCGAAGGTCTCACACCAGGGTGTGAATTCGCCTTTTAATGCCTTTTCATATTCATCTTTTAAAAATTCATCATCCACTCCCACCTGGATGTTCCTCCAGGGCAGTTTGGATGTTAACTCCCAGTGGGGAGCCAGTTTCTGCCATTCCGGTAGGTATAACTTGTGCTGGAGTGATCTTTCCAGGGCATCCCCCATATCTGCTCCTCCCACCGATAAGACGTACTGGATGAGGCTGCTGCGGGGACTTTCTGCCTTGAAGTAACGGGAACGGAACTCCTGGTTCAGGATGTTCACTTTACTTTTAATCTCTTTGTAGTTGAAGTGGTGCCACTGGAAGGGAGTGTGGGGTTTGGGAATGAAGGGATTAACACTCACCCGGAGGGAGCTTTTACGGGGGGCCTCCTTCTGGAGAGATTTGATTAATTTAGTTACTTCTTCCAAGTCCTTACCAGTCTCAGTGGGCAGGCCCACCAGGAAGTATAACTTGACGTTCATCTCCTCCTGGAAGGTTTTCTTAACCACCTGGAAGATGTCCTCATCGGTGAGTGACTTGTTTATCACCTTCCGGAGGTTCCAGGTGGACTCCGGGGCCAGGGTGACGGTTTTAAGCCCGCTACTTTTCAGGATCTCTAAGAGCTGGTCGGTCACTGCTTCCACCCTGAGGGAGGGTAGGGTGATCTGGAAACCTCTTTCTGAAAGGCTCTGGCACAGATCCTCAATCCGGGAGTGGTCCGAGACCGCGGCTCCGATAAGTGCTACTTTATTAAGTCCCGTGGATTCTCTGGTTGCCTCGGCGGTTTCTAGAAGTTCCTCCAGGGGAACTTCCCGGCGGGGACGGTACAGGCAGCCGGCCATGCAGAAACGACAGCCCCGGGTGCAGCCCCGGGAGACTTCCAGGAGGAAGGATCTTCCGAAGGCCGGGGTTAAACTTTTTTCTCGAGTCTCGGGTATAACCTGGTGCACCGGCTTCCAAGCCTGGTCCATATCCGGGATGAGGTTGATCTCCACCGGATTATCGGGTAGATACACACCCTTAATTTCCAGGAACTTCTGCAACTCCTCCCGGGGGTTTCTGAGTTCTTTAAATACCTCTAGGAAATGGGGGAGGATGGCCTCCCCATCCCCCACCAGGAACAGATCCACGAAGGGAGTCATGGGCAGGGGGTTGGAGGTGGCACAGGGCCCCCCGGCAATGACCAGGGGATCATCCGGTTTCCGATCCTCTTTCCGGATGGCTAGCCCTCCTTTCTGGAGCATCTCCAGGACGTGGAGGTAGTTCTCCTCGTACTGGAGGGAGAAGCCCACCATATCAAAATGTTTCAACTGGGTGCCGGTTTCCAGGCTGCGGGCGTGGGGATAGACTACCCTCTCACAGTAGGTGTCCTCCCGGCTGTTTAAAAAGTCATAGATGATATGAAATCCCAGGGAGGACATGGCACTGCGGTACAGGTTAGGGTAACAGGAGGCGAAGCGCAACTCCACACGCTGGGGGTTCTTGACCACCACATTATGTTCCTGGAGCATAGTTTATTATCTAACCTTTTACATAATCAACTTAACCTAAAAAGGGGTTAGCCGCATGGGAGATAAGAGATACCGTAAAGTGGCAGTGGGAGGAACCTTCGACAAGTTCCACCAGGGACACCGCATGCTACTGGAGAAGGCCTTCCAGGTAGCAGAACAGGTCCTCATCGGAGTAACCTCCGATGAATTTGGAGGCCAGAAGGGCGAAATCGAGCCCTGCAATGTCCGCATGGCTAATTTAAACGCCCTCCTGGAGGGGCATAGTAATTATATCCTGGCTCGCCTGGAGGAACACTACGGCCCCACCGTGGAGGATGAAAGCATAGAGGCCATAGTGGTCAGCCCCGAAACCGAACCCACCGCCCGGGAGATCAACAAGATACGGCAGGAGAAGGGGATGAAGCCCCTGGATATAATAATCATTGGAATGGTCCTGGCAGAGGATGGAAGACCAATATCATCTACCCGGATCAGGAAGGGAGAGATCAACCCTGATGGGAGTATTAAATGAAAGGTGAGGTGAATCCTGATGCTTATTTAAAACCGGATTCTATGAAACTGAGATCTTATTTCGGTTTGATTATTGCACTGTTCATTTACTTTGTTACAGCTATTGTTTTGATTGGCTATTTTCAGTATGATTTTGGTCCAGGTGCAGATGGGATATGTTACTTAAGTATTGCACAGAAATATGCATTAGGAAATTTTGAAGATGCTGTGAATGGTTATTGGAGTCCTTTGTTTTCGTGGTTGTTGGTTCCTTTTCTTTTGAAAGGGTTTAGTCAAGTATCTGCTCTAAAATCAGCTTGGATATTATCGATAATAATAGGATCTTTCAACATTATTGGAATGTATTTTTTAACTTTCAAGTTCAAAATTAATCAATTACTAAGAACATTTTTTATATTCTCTTTGATTCCAGTTACTTTGTGTTTCGTTTTTTTCATGTTAACTTCTGATTTGTTGATGTCAAGTTTTCTAATTTTTTATCTAAACTTTATTTTCGATCCTAAATATCAAAATAACCTAACAATTGGATTATTTTGTGGATTAACTGGTGGCCTTGCTTATCTAAGTAAGAGTTTTGCTTTTCCATTTTTCCTTGTCCATTACTTAATTTTTAACGCTATTTATTATTTTAAAAAGTATAAAAAAAACGAAACAATCTTAAAGAATTTATTGATTGGTTTGACAGTATTTTTCTTAATAGCAGGGGCTTGGTCTTTTCAAATCAGTGAAAAATATGGTTATTTAACTATTGGAACATCAGGAACTTATAATTATAATGCTTTGGGGCCCGATATCCAATTAAACCATCCTATGAATATGTTTGGAACTGTATCACACCCTAATCCCACTGCCATAACTCCTTGGGAGGACCCTTCCTATGTAAAACTTTATCCCTGGAGTCCATTCGATTCCATACAATCTTTTACATATCAGGTTAATATTTTTATAAAAAATATTGTAAAATCAATTTTTATCCTGTTTACATTTTCTCCTCTCATTCTACCAATAATTATTTTAAGCATATTAATGTTTTTTAAATCACCAAATAAGCAAGTAAAATGGGCAATCCTTTGCTTAATGGTAACTTTTATTATATTTATTTTAGGATATCTCCCCTTTTTTGTTGATTTACGATATTTTTACTTTTTATTCTATTTAGTGATTTTTCTAGGTTTTTATCTAATCAAAGTTCTCAACGAGAATTACAATATAGAAAATAAAATTTTTAATACAATATTGGTACTTTTCTTCATATTTTTAATTTTGTCACCCACCATCACTCTTATAAATTACAGTAATAATAAGGCAATCTACACAGTCAGTGAGAATTTAAAAGATGAATATAAAATTCAAGGGAATATTGCTTCTGATTCGCTAGCATTACAGACTCTTCATTTATCATATTACCTCGATTCTCCTTTTTATGGTTCCACTGACACTTATTCTCAAGAACTTGAGAAAGGACTTGAAGAAAATGATATAGATTATTATTTAGTTTGGAATCCAACTAAAAAGATAAATTTGGCCCATTATAAAGAGATCAATCCTGCAGAACAAAATCTTCCAAGAATTTTTAAACATGAATCAGAATAATCAGAAAAGAGAGTAGAACTCTTGATTAAGGATACTGCAATAACCTAAGAATCAGAAGATAGGATCCAATAAAACGATTAGGTTTTGCTGTTGAAAGTTCTATTGGATAAGATACTTATCTTAGAATGAAAAAGACTCTATTAGTCCTAAACATTACAAATTTATCGTCATTATTAAGTCCTTCCCTTGTAGGGAGATAGCAAGCCATTAGAAAGCATAAGTATGGATAAACCAGAGGAGTATAAATGATAAAGGTCAAGGTAGGAACCCACAACCCCCTGAAAGTAAGGGCCACCCGTAATGTTATGGAGCAAATCTATTCTAATGTGGATGTAGATGGAATTGAGGTAGACTCCGGGGTAAGTGAACAGCCCATCGGCTTGGACGAAACCATCCAGGGGGCGATGAACCGGGCCAGGAATGCATTTATGGATGTTAATCTCTCGGTGGGTATTGAATCCGGATTTCTGGAGACACCCCACAGTATCACCGGTTATCTGGATCTGCAGTGGTGTGCAATCTACGATGGGGAACGGATAACCTTAGGGGTGAGCGCTGGCTTTGAATATCCTCCTGCCGTGGTGGAGGAAGTCCTAAAAGGGAATGAAGTAGGTGATGTGATGGACCGGGTCACCGGGGTGGAGAAGCTGGGCCAGAAGACAGGTGCGGTTAGTATTTTAACCAAAGGACTGCTGAACAGGACTGAGAACACAGAGCAATGTGTTCTGATGGCCATGATCCCCAGGATGAATTTGGGGGTTTACTTTGTTGACAGGTGATATAATTGTTGAAATATTCTTTTAATAATAAGCCTAAATGGGTTTTTTTAGCTCTTTTAATAGTTATAGTGAGTTTAATCACCTATTTTAAGATTCAAATCCAGATGGACATTGGCGCTATCATGGACACCTTTGATTATCTGGCCAATGCTGCTGAATTTGCAGGGAAAAGTATAAACTACACGGATCTTAACCGACCACCATTCATTTCGTTTTTAACCGCAATTTTCTTCTTCTTCGGCGATCTATCCGTTACACCCCTATTCATTGTAGATGGTCTTCTATACATAGCCGGATGTGTTGGACTTTACCTTTTTTTCAATGAACGCTTTAGTCCTTTAGTTAGCTTGGTGGGTACTTTACTCTTTGCTACTTTTCCAATGGTCCTTACCTTAGTAGGAGCCGGTTTTAATGATGTTTCTAGTGTAGGGGTTGCAATTTGGGCCATTTACTTAACCTATTTAGCGGTGGAGAAAAATTCTAAGTGGTTCTATTTATCATTCCCGGTGGCAATGTTGGCCTTTTTAACCAGGTATAACATGGCACTCATTATATTTCCCATTTTCCTTTACATTTTCATTAATTGGGATAAAATTAAAAGTAGGAGGGATATTCTTATCGGAATGGGTTTATCGTTACTCATTGTTCTTCCTTTCCTTATATATCTGGGAATAAAATTTGGAAATCCTTTATATAGTTTCATGGATTTTTTCCGTACCTCTAGCTCTGCGGCAGGATCAACAGAGCACTTTGCTTATCATCCCGATCCATTATACTACTTGAAGAATATGCATGCCTATTTAGGGGTTCAGGCATTGATGGTCCTATTATTGGCCCTACTGGGATTTGCAGTTTACTGGTTTAGAAAATGGAGGGAAATCAGGAGTGGCAAGAGCTCTTTGAATATCAAGCTAAATAAATTAAATATGGCAAAATTGGTGTTATTTGGTGTCTTAATAATTTTATTTATGGTTACGTTTGGAAAAATACACTATTTTGGGTCAGAATTGATATTCTTTGGGTTAATTTACTTGATATATACCATACTGAAGGATTTAGGAATTAAAAATTGTCAGATGGATTTGCTTTTTTTCTCATGGTTTATGGCCTTTTTTATCTTCCAAAGCGTATATGTAACGAAAGATCATCGTTATTTTGTTACAATGATTGTACCGATAGCTTATTTCTTGACGCGTGCTTTTTCATGGGGAGCCAGTCAGTTAAGGGTCAATTTCAAAGGGAAAAACTTGACATTGTATCTAATTGTGGTAATTTTATCGATTTTGATGCTGTTTTCAACTATTAACCATTTTGAAGCCATAAAAACTGCTAATATGAATAACAAATACGTAAATCAAGATATTTACGAAGTAAGTCATTGGCTTATGGATTACGACCCTCAATACAAATCCAAAGTAATCTACGCTGACTTGTGGTACGGTTTTGGTTGGTATCTCCAGATGAACGTAGGAAAGATGCCTATCTTTAAAAATAACCAGTCTATGTATGTGGGTCCCGAAGATTTCAACTTCACCATGGAAGACAATGCTGCGTTCGATCAGGAGCTGGAAAGAGTACAACCAGATTATTATATATCTTATTGGGGTACATGGGGGAATATGACATTTACATCTTATGAACCCGTTCATCAGTATCGTACTTTCACCGTTTTCAAAAGAAAAGGTGGTTAAAATCAAGATAGGAGTAATTACTTCTGCCTACCCTGAATATGAGGATGATCCTCACGGCATATTCGTGCATCGACTCATGAGGGAGATAGCTAAAAAAGCACATGAAGTATGCGTCATAGCACCACATACAGGTGGAAAATCTAAATATTCTATGGATGAAGTTCAGATAGAAAAATTCCACTATTTTTACCCCAAAAGGTTTGAAAAGTTAGCAGGACGGGCCGGGATGATCGATAACGTAAAGGAAGGATGGTTTGTAAAGTTTCAGGTTTTCACTTTTCTAATTTTCAATGTTTGGTATTCTCTGCTAAAATTTAGGGATGTGGACATGGTCCATGTGCAGTGGCCTATCCCCAATGGTTTGGGTGCTTTGTTTTTAAAGAAACTTTATGGGGTTCCTTACATCAACACTATACATGGGGAGGAGGTTTATCTAGCCAAACGTTATCATATGCAATTTGCTTTAAGATGGCTGGTGAATAATTCCAGTAAGACTGTTACCAACAGCTCTGCTACCAGGAATGCTTGTGTAGATGCAGGGCTGGATGAAGATAAATTAGAGATCATACCCTTTGGGGTGGACACGGACTTTTTCAGGCCAATGGATGTTCCCAAAGATGAAGATATTTTTCAGATATTGTCTGTAGGCTATTTGATTGAGAGAAAGGGACATGAATATCTAATTAAAGCTATGAAGGAGATAGTGAATGAAAGAGACGATGTAAAGTTGAAAATTGTGGGTTCTGGGCCACTAGAAGAGAAACTTAAGAGTTTGCTTTATGATTTGGATTTAGAGGATAAGATAGAGATATTAAAAAATGTTTCTGATGTTGAACTTTTAAATTTATACAACTCCTCTGATCTTTTTGTCCTACCTTCTGTAATTGATTCTCAGGGAAATACTGAAGGTCTTGGTGTGGTATTATTGGAGGCCATGGCTTGCGGGGTGCCGGTTATTGGATCAAATGTTGGCGGAATTCCTGATATTATCAAAAATAATAGAACAGGGATTCTCATTCCAGAAAAGGATCACTCTTTTCTAGCAAAGAAAATTATCGAACTGATTAAAAATGTGAATAAAAGAAATAAAATCACTTCTAACGGTTTTATAATAATCACAAACGAGTTTAATTGGAAAAAAATAGCAGAAAATTATTTTTTTTTCTATCACAATATTTAAGATAGATTTCGTGAGGATAAAATGATTATAATTGTTGAACCGCAATGTGTCGGACTAGAGCATGTAGAATTCAATTCTGCTTTCATTAATGTTGTAAAAAATGCTTTCAATGATGAAATGATATTATTCTTAGCAGAAAAGGAGCATATCAAATATGTTAGAAAGTTTCTTGAAGATAATTTTGTAAATATTGATTATAAGGAAATAAAAATTCCAAAAAGAACTCAATCCGATTTTTTCAGATTCAATTTGGAATTCAATATTATTAATAACATTTTTACTTTGTCTAAAAAATTAAAATCTTTCAAAATTATATTTACTTCTGTAAGAAGCTCTACACTTATTTCTATTAAAATTTTAACCAGATTTTTTAAAGATGTTGATGTTATTTCAGTTCTTCATGGAGATCTAAACTCAATATCAGCAATGCCTTTAGTACCTACAAGAATAATTTTTTGGATAAAGATATGGTTACAATTTTTTAATTCAAAAAGATTACTTTACTTGGTTTTGGGTTCACCTATAGAGAAAAATCTTATTAAAGAACTACCAAAACTCGCAGGATATGTCTATTCGATAGATCATCCCTATTTTTATAAATCTCATCAAATAAGTGGATTTTCCTTTAATCAAAAAATTAAATTCGGTTATTTAGGTGTAATACATGTTATGAAAGGTATTAATCTTTTTTTTAAATTATCAGAAGATATAAATCAAATTAAAGAAATAAAAAATGCTGAATTTCTTGTTATAGGTCACTTAACTGATAAGTCTGCTGAAAAGTTTCCAAAATCGGTCTTTGTCCCATCACCATATGTTCCTTTAAGTCAGGAAGAATATGGTAATTATGTTAAAGAAGTTGATTATGTTGTTTTTGTTTATGGGGAGCAATATAGTAAACTAAGAGCTAGCGCCACTCTATTTGATGCGTTTTCTTATTTGAAACCAATAATTGCCTTTAGAAATCCTTATCTTCAATATTATTTTGATAAAATGGGTGATATAGGTTATTTATGTGACAGTTACGAAGAAATGAAAGATATTATTATAAAAATTATAAAAAATCCTTCGAATAAGCGCTATGTTAAACAACAGCAGAATCTTTTAAAAGGTAGAGAAAAATTTAATTTTGATAGATTGTCTGAAAGATTTAAGAATATCTGGGAATGATTTTAATTACTAGATCATCTCTTCAAAGTCCATAATTTTAAGTAGATATCTGCTAAGTTTTTCCAGGATTGTTCCCTAGCGAATTCATAAGCTTTTTCAACCTTCTCCTTTCTTTTATCAGGATTTCTATAGTAGCTTAATAATTCATTTGCTAATTCATTTGATGAATCTGTGATGATCATTATCTCATCAGAGTTTGGTATTGATCTTAAATAATCTCTTCTTAATTCATCAGAATAAATGCTGAAGACTAATTTTTTATTAATCATAGCTTCCAAAATGGATAGATATCCTGAAAGAAATGCGAAACTGCATTTAATTAAGTATGGATTAATGTCATTTACATAGCCGTGAATTTTAACGTTAAGGTCATTCTGAATTATATAAGCTGTAATTTCATGTCTCAAAGAACCGTCACCACAAATATCCAATTTTAGATTTATATTCTTTTTTTTAAGGATTTTTAGGGCTTTGATATATTCAGTAATGCCCGTATCACTTTCTAATCTGCCTATATAAACTGCAGATCCATTTTCAAAATTAATATGGTTTATAGGTTCGTCAACTCCCCCAAAGGATACGAAATCTGTTTTAGTGCCATACCATCTAGGGATAAATGTACCGATACAGATATTACCTTCAGTTAAATATTCAGAAATTTTTCTCCATACTTTTACAACTTTTGGTATGGGTAATATTCCTTCATATCCATGAAAAGTTATAAATAGTTTTTTTAGAGGGTACAAAAATCTAAATGGCAAAAACCAATAAATAAATGTTCCATAATCATGGAAATGTATAATATCTGATTTTTTTATTAATTTTCTGTGTTTGTAAATCCAGATCCAAATTCTGAAATTCTTCATCTTTTGAAATCTGTATACTTCAATTTTCCCGATTTTCTCATAGTCTAACAATTTATTATCATTTTTTTGAGTGATTATTGTGATATTGTGTCCTTTTTTAATTAATTCTTCAGATATTCTTTTTAAATGTTTTTCTACCCCACCAATATGGGGATGAAATAGTGGCGTAAACATTAAAATATCCATATTACCAATTTTCCTTTAATATGCTATTTACTGGTTTAAATTAATATATGGGTAATTAATGGATGATATCAAGTTGTATTAATTCTTTCCTAATCTTCTGATTTCATTTAATTAGAATAGATTAATTTTTATAAATTGATATGATAAATGATGGTTAAATCAAAAAACAGAAGATATAATAAAAAATAATGTTTGAGATGCATAAAATGTTTTTATTTCCGTTTATATCAAAATAAAATAGAACTATAATCATTTCTTATGAGCATGAATGCATATAGTTGCTGGAAATAAGAATAATTTTGCTAATATGGTATCAATAGCATTAAAAACATTACGAACAATAGGGAGTGAAAATATTGTATTAAACCTTCTTAATGGTTTGTAAATTATAAACCAGTCTCTTAATGCACTGTCTAAGAAGACTACTTTGTTTATTTCAAATCCTATGCCTTTAATTAAATCTTGAATCCCTTTTCTATTATATCGGCGCAAGTGACCTACCTCTTCATCATGATAACACTTCCCAGTTAATTTTTTAGAAAGAATTGCTAAAGAAGAATAAGATGTGGGAGTGAACAATATTAAATCTCCTTTTTCTTTTAGAGAAAGAAATATTTTGTTTAAAAAAAGATCATCGCGTGGGATGTGTTCAATAACTTGGTTACAAAGGATTAGATCAAATTCTTTTTCCTTTTTCCAATCCAAAATAAAGTCAATAGACTCAAATTGAACATTTTCAATCTTGTGGTGTCGCTTATTAATTTTTGCAGATTCTATAGCATTGCTTGCAAGATCAACACCCAATACTTCACACCCTTTTTTTGCCATATAGAAACTTAAAATACCTGTATTACACCCTAAATCAAGAATCTTAATACCCGGATGTAAATAAGGGAGGATTTGATTGATAACTTGGGCATACATAAAGTCATTAGTATGGGGTATTTCAAATAAGTCAGAATCCCGTTCATAATTCTTTTCGTAAAATTCTTTTAGTTTTTTGGATTCCCTATTTCTCATAATTAATCCACCATATTTACAACATCTGAAATAGGATTTCAAATGAACCTATAATTATACCACTTTCACTAATACTATCGTAAATACTAATTATATGACAACATATGTATTTTTGAGTTAAAATCTATTAAGTATAAGAAAAGGCACTAAATGACTCCAATCATGAAATTAGTAAACTCGTATAAAAATGCGATAAAACCATTTAGTAAAGCAATAGGGGATGTGATTATTTCAAGTATCCCCCAAATTGTAGCTATTGTAGTGGGATTATTAACAACATCACTTATTGCCCGGGGGTTAGGTCCTTCTGGTATGGGAATATTTGCACTTGTTATTAGTTTTTCTACATTAATAATTGGATTATCTGATTTGGGTATAGGGCAAACTACAATTAGATTCGCTTCTAAAGCAGCAACACGTGATGATAAGGTGGGTTTTTTTGGAGTCTTAAGATGGGCTTTCAGGCTTAGATTAGTTTTAATATTAATACTTTCAACATTATTTTATGCATTAGCCCCTTTGATTTCCACAAATTTCTGGCATGATGAAAGTCTTACTTACTATCTTAGATTAAGCCTATTAATTGGTATTTTTAGTGTAATATCCCACATACCATATGTATACTTCCAATCTCTAAAGCGTTTTCGGGCCAATGCTATATTATCAACTTTACAGACGGTTGTGATATTCATTGGCATATTAATCATTGCATTACTAAATAATTGGTCATTACAGCTTGTGATAGGTGTAAATATATTAGCTAGCATAATTAACGCTTCTTCATTCGCTTTATCAGTTCCTAAGTCGACATTTATAGATCCATCGAATTCATTCATAAAAACATTAAAACAATTCTGGAAAGCACCAAACTTAAAAAACATCTCTGAATCATCAGAAAGCTATAATATTTATTCTTTTACTTTTTTCATGGTAATTTCGTCACTAGCTGTAATGATTACGATGCAAGCAGATATTTGGTTAATGGGATATTATTTAGAACCCAATCAAGTAGGAATATACAGTGTTGCTAAATATTTCACTGTACCGCTCACGGTGCTTATTGCAGCAGTAAATACTGCTCTTTGGCCCCGTGCATCGGAATTAATGAAAACACACGAAAGTGTAGAAATGTTAAGAATTACATTTAAATTTAGTATACTTGCATCAACTTTCGGTTTACTATACTCATTTATTGTGCCTTTTACAACTCCATGGATTTTTGGGGAGGCATATAATGGCGGTATAATTATTGGAATTCTACTATGCGTTCGATATTGTATTGCAATTTTAATTTGTCCTTTAGGTATAATAGGTTATAATTTTGACATGGTGTACGTTTATTGGTGGGTTAACATTATACAGTTATTAATTGTGATTGGGATCAGCATCATGTTATTACCTTCAATAGGGCCAATAGGTTCTGCAATTGCTTTAATTGCAAACGAAATAGTTGGTAGCTTAATTATGGGACTATTACTTTGGCGAAAAATAAAAATTTATACGTAAATATTGATATAAAAAAACAAAATAGAAATCTTTTAATTTATGTAGAAGGTGTTTAAATTTAAAATTTTAATGCAAAATAGTCGAAATAAACAGTTTAGCGAATGGGGTGGAGATACTACCCAAATCACTAAAACTAAATTTCATCTCGAAAAAAAAGGATTAATAGTTGACATTAATAGTTCCATTGTAGCAGACTTGTCAAACTACGATTTAGTACACATCTTTAATATACAAGAACCAGAAAATGGTTTAAAACAGTCGCTCAATGCCAAGAAAAACAATTTACCCATAACATTATCGCCAATTTATTGGGATCTTAGTTATGGTTTAAATTATAAAGATCTACACTCTTATTCTAGTTCTTCCGCTGTTAGGATGGCTGCAAGAGTTAATAAAAATATTCCCCATATATTGTCAAGATTACAAGTTTTTTTTGACAATCAAAAACAATTTAATAAAGTTCGTGCCATGCTTCAGTTAGCAGACATCATTCTGCCTAATTCTTATGCAGAATTAGAAATATTAATCTACAAGTTCAAAATGCCTGAACTTCGTAAAAAAGCATTAATAGTTCCAAACTGTACTTCAATGACTGATTTTGATCTTTATAAGGCACAGAGACCTCCTAAAGAAGTATTAAAGTTACCTGACGAATATGTCCTCCAGGTAGGGCGACTTGAAACTTGGAAAGGTCAATTAAATCTAATAAAAGCGCTTTTCAATTTTCCTGATATTCCATTAGTTTTTATTGGGAACAAAAATTCATTTTATGCTAAAGAATGTATTAAGTCAGGTAAAAAACGTGGAAACACATATTTCTTGAACGAAATTCCACATGAAGATTTACATCACTATTATTCAAGGGCAAAGATACATGCTCTACCCAGTTTACGTGATAGTCCTGGTTTATCAACTTTAGAAGCTGCTAGTTTTGGTGTTAATTGTGTTGTGAGTATTCATGGACCAATCACAGAATACTTTGGATTTGATGTATTTG encodes:
- a CDS encoding lipopolysaccharide biosynthesis protein — encoded protein: MKLVNSYKNAIKPFSKAIGDVIISSIPQIVAIVVGLLTTSLIARGLGPSGMGIFALVISFSTLIIGLSDLGIGQTTIRFASKAATRDDKVGFFGVLRWAFRLRLVLILILSTLFYALAPLISTNFWHDESLTYYLRLSLLIGIFSVISHIPYVYFQSLKRFRANAILSTLQTVVIFIGILIIALLNNWSLQLVIGVNILASIINASSFALSVPKSTFIDPSNSFIKTLKQFWKAPNLKNISESSESYNIYSFTFFMVISSLAVMITMQADIWLMGYYLEPNQVGIYSVAKYFTVPLTVLIAAVNTALWPRASELMKTHESVEMLRITFKFSILASTFGLLYSFIVPFTTPWIFGEAYNGGIIIGILLCVRYCIAILICPLGIIGYNFDMVYVYWWVNIIQLLIVIGISIMLLPSIGPIGSAIALIANEIVGSLIMGLLLWRKIKIYT
- a CDS encoding glycosyltransferase family 4 protein; this translates as MQNSRNKQFSEWGGDTTQITKTKFHLEKKGLIVDINSSIVADLSNYDLVHIFNIQEPENGLKQSLNAKKNNLPITLSPIYWDLSYGLNYKDLHSYSSSSAVRMAARVNKNIPHILSRLQVFFDNQKQFNKVRAMLQLADIILPNSYAELEILIYKFKMPELRKKALIVPNCTSMTDFDLYKAQRPPKEVLKLPDEYVLQVGRLETWKGQLNLIKALFNFPDIPLVFIGNKNSFYAKECIKSGKKRGNTYFLNEIPHEDLHHYYSRAKIHALPSLRDSPGLSTLEAASFGVNCVVSIHGPITEYFGFDVFVCDPQNIKSIQDAVFKAWKSPKSNKLKNRILHHFTWNKAADMTLKAYKHVLKSSCSN